The Arachis ipaensis cultivar K30076 chromosome B05, Araip1.1, whole genome shotgun sequence nucleotide sequence CGGCGAGGTGCTACCATGGCGGAGGGGACGCGGAAAGGACGCAATggcatgttgaagaagaagaagcggcgaATACAAGAACGCGGCGAGGTACTTCCATGGTGGAAGGAGACGCGAAAGGGGATGCAACGGCATGTTGAAAAGGAAGTGGCGAACGCGAAGAATGCGGCGAAGTGTAGCGGCATGCCATGGCGGTCTTTTTCTTCAGCTACCATGGCAAAAGGGCACGCAACGGTGTGTTGAAAAAAGAAGAACAATGTCGCCGGAGCTCTCTTCCGACGGCCACATCAGCGTTTTCCGTTTAGTGTGATATCATTCTTTCAAGGCTGGGTGAATTTGTAATCTTTTAGCGGCTATCTTGTCAATAATAAAAATTAGGTACCATATTATCAACGCCAAAATCTTTCGGGTACCAATTTggtatttatttcttcttttattttaataattacataataaatgcattaaaaatttaaatttgatatgtttttaataaaaatatttttaattaattactttaacATGTGTCTTAAAATACACATATTAACCCAAtccaaataatatttaataatatgccAATGTGGACTTTATAAACATCTAATAGAATCTGATAATAACATTTATGGGTATATTCATTGAATCTGAAAACATCCATAAGTAATTTCAAATGTGGGCCAATTATATCCATGAATAATTTGAATGTTATTCTCTAATTTGAAGACTACTTTATATTAACTATCACTAATATTACCTTTTCCCAAAATTTTGTGAAACAATTCCTAAGACAATGCAATAAGAACATGTTTAAAAATAGCAATTTGGGGTCCAAATTCTAATTAAGCCACGCCAGAAAATTGAAACATTTCAATATTAAAGTTTGACATTTTGGCCTAAACAACCACATAAGCTGAATGTATTTGTCTGCCCCCACAATGCCTTTGATAtgctttttctttcaattttttttatatatatgtgtgtgtaaaatttataaaataatccaaacttaaaaaatattatttttcaaagtcctttttattttgaaactcTTTATACTATTAATCTATCAAAATtaatatatgtaaaattaaattttataaaattatatgcACATATTTTGGATGAAGGAAAGGGATAATCCTTCCATGATGAAACAAAAGCTGACCTGGATATTGAATCCTTATTAATATAAATACACTTTTTTCCTTATAAGAGAGAGATATAACATATAGGAAAATTTTCAAGTGTGTCATAGTACCTAGTACCGGTGTTTCAGTGATTTTTaatcgttgatcttaattataaaaaatatatataatatatataattaagatcaacggttaaaaatcatTGATATACCGGTATGAATGGACATTTGAAAATCTTCCTAACATATAAGTATGAACACTTGTTATTATTAGCTGTAAATCTATGATAGTGAAAGCTTGTTGCATGATCTAGTGGACCCGTTCCAGATACTCAAAGAGGTACTTGACACCTTAGAGAAGCTGAGAAATTTGATGTATTTGGTTTggtttgatttaatttaatttaaatacaatAATTGACCtcattttatttattctttttgttAATTTATGATTAATGGCATGTGATGTAGCACACTAAGCTTCCAACATAGGCCAATTTTGGATGAAGGGTTGAGTTAGGATATAGGCATGTGTTGGCCAAACTATCTTCTTCCATAGTCACAAGTATATATATTATAACCCTTTCTTTcaatttgtttcttttattaagaATTAGCAACTTAGTTGTAATTTTCCCATTAACATGGCAATGTTTTTGTCTATAGGGAAAACAACCAAAGTTTATGAACATATATATTGACACTAGTGGTCAATGCCTTTTCTATGGCATTAAGTAATTAGTTATGATTATTCAACATTTAATTTAAGTTAATGTTTTCTATAGCTGCCCATGTGGTTAAATGAACCATAACTAGGGACCTATGATATTAactaatgatgatgataatgatctttttgtccttgaagtcAACAATAGAAACAGAACCAAAGTGAAAGTAGCAGTAGCATATTCATTAATATGAGTGGCATAAAGGTAAATGTTATTCATTTAACAGCTGAGAGTGAATGTGAAACAACAATTTGAGGACACAAATACATAGATAGACACAGATTCAGACACAGACATAGTACATAATCAACCTCGGTTCTCCCCCAACTACCCTCCCATTTTGCCTATTGTACACTTTTCTTTTTGACAAATTATGCTTTCAAGACAACACTTACACAACAAATACAAATGAGATAAAATTGAAAAATCAAATtatacaaaaataaagaaaaagaaaaagaaaaaataatcagAAAATATACTACAATTTTGTGCAGCCAAGTCAAAGCAAATTTGCAAATGAAATTTGCCAATTCATTCTTGTTGTACCATTCCCTTTGTCTTGCTCATGTTACTGACTGCAAATGACAGATATCTAtgtccctttcttctttctttttcgccCTTCACTTCATATCTTTCTCAAATGGGAAAACAGAAGATATCAGCAGCCATTGTATCATTCCCTCCAGAAGAAATCCAGCCATGTCACAACCAGGGAACCTGATACAAACAGAACAACAGATACAACTATGCAATGGTTAAACTTACAGCTAGGACTATTTCATCAACTACTCCCTTCGTTCCGTTACTACTGTCACTTATCCGGTCGATCGCTACAGGGATAAGCGATAAGTGATAGTAACATAAAACGGAACGAGACGAGTAAATTTTGTGGTAACAAGGTTATCAAACTCGACAGTTCGTCTAAACTCGTAAACTCAGGTTGGGACACAAACTAGTAAACTAGTAAGGATTCCCGAGTtaatttgagtttgataacttacTTCGAGTGGTGGAAAACGAATTCAACTTACTCAAGGGATCTGTTGCATGCCAACAATGGTGTGATTAAAAAATCATTTCAGGTTTTCACATAATTAACTCCATCACGCTTTCTTTTGTTAGAATTGGAGAAGAAGCAGATCTGAGCCCAGCTCTTTTTCTGCTTAAGTGGCTGGGTTTTTACATCTTTCTTATCCCTCTTCTCCACTAGCTCAGTCATGTACTCCACAACAGCCTGAGATACAACAAGAGTGATTGTGATTTCTAAAAATAGAAAGGTCTATAGTGAAATACCAAAAGAACTAGACGGATAAGGGAAGTTACCTGTGCCCCCTTTTCAGCTATATGTCTTGGTGGAACTTCAAGAGGATTCTCTTCCACTCGTAGGACGCGTAGTCGTGTGAGCATCCTAAATGAGTCCGGAAGGACTCGTATCTGATTGTTACTGATATCCAGTTCCTCGAGCATTTCAAGGTTCCCAATAGATCTTGGTAAGGATCTCATGTCAGCGAAATTGTTTCCTATGTTCATCTTGACAAGAGAGGTCGCGAAACATAAGCTCTCCGGTACTGACTCGAGCTCATTGAAACTCACATCAAGTTCCTTCAGGTTTATCAGAGACGACATTGTTGTAGGTAGTTGCTTGAGGTTATTGTACCGGACAGACAAAATCTCCAGACTCTGAATCTTTCCTACAGCTTCCGGCAGGGCCTTCAGACGATTGTAATCGGCACGAAGCTCTCTAAGCTTGGTACAGTTACCAATAGAATGTGGAATTTCTTCTATATCATTTGTCTCCACATTCAATATTTTTAGGCTAACAAGTGACCCTATGGTATCGGGAAGCACTGGAAGCATATTCGAACTCAAATCGAGCTCCTCAAGCCGTATCAATCTGCCAAAAGAAGCAGGCAGTGATGTTAACTGGTTTCCCCTCAAATCAAGAAAGACCAAGCTGAGGAGACCTCCAATAGAATCCGGGAGCTCAGTGATCCTATTCGAATGCAGGTCCAATCTGGTCAAGGATGAAAGGCCCCCAATGGTGGCAGGTAGGGCCGTAATCCGGTTCTCGGATAAATCGAGTGTGACCAAACTCGACAACTTCCCTATCGAATCAGGCAACCAATCAACCTGGTCCTTCAATTTGTTCTGCAGCTTGAGATCACGAGTACCTTTCTTTGCAGAGACCTCAATTAAACTAGCAAGTTTTATCAAACTTAACTTATCACTACCATCTTGGCCTGCACAACAAAGATTCATTTCATCAGAACAAAAACCATCACCACCTATTCAAACAATCCAAGTTCCAATATGACTACCTAAACATAATCAAAATCATCATAAGAATAATAACCCAATTCGATTGTAAAGAAATGAGAAGCATATATGGTTTTACCTGTACTTGTCGTGGCTTTCAGAGATGGATCCAATATCTGAGGCTTGGATGGTAAACTTGATTCAATTCCAAATCCATTAGAGTAGAATGTAGACTTTGAATTCTTCACATAACTATCATCTCTTGTTACCAACTCCTTAGCCTTCCCAAGCTCCTTCTCCGCACGGAACAATATAGAAGAACCAGCAGCAGAAGAGCTCGGAAGTGCGTCAAAACCGGCCTTAGAACCCGAAGCAGACGCCGAACTCTGCGCCGCAAAGCTCGCCGAAACAGAAGCAGTTGAAGCGGAGCCATTGGAATAACCATGCTTCCTTGAATCCGAAGTGTTAGAAGCAGAGGGACTGGAAGAAACACACCTTGAAGCTCTCTGAATCAATTCGTCGAACAGAGAGTGGACATTCTCGAGATCAAGTAGCTTCAGTGCTTCCCTCTTCTGCTCCTTGCTATGATAATAAACCAAGCTTCTCTGCATCTCTTGCAGCACCATGAAAAGCTCTTCAGGCACTTCGGGACCCTTACTCTGCCTGGAAATGGATTCAATTCTCGCTTGGTCCTCTTTGTCAACGTTCAGAATCAGAACCTTCGCAGCTTCAACCTCGTCAATGGCGGGTCTAGAAGGTAAGGATCTGTGAATCCTCATTATTTCTTCCACCACCGTGTCCACCGACGACCAAGTTTCCATTTTTATTAGCTTCGAAATCACGTTATTCCCAGCAATTCacagaaactaaaaacaaaacagAACTTTAATTATGGTTGGGTCCAAAGCTCAAAACTTTACCCCCATCACGAAACACCCAGCTGCAAAAACGACGCCGCTTCGCAGTTGAAATTGGAAATGGAAAGGAAAAGCGAAGAATCAGAAGAATTTCAATTCCGTTTTTTCGTTGATTGTTCGAAGCTAATTTTGGAGTgagttttttctctttttctttttttttgaattgaagaagagaagaatttgAGAGGAGAGTGAGAGAGAATGGAACAAGATCTGCGGGTTTCTCTGCTACTAATATTtactcctttcttcttcttcttcttctcctttcttcttcttgtcTTATGCGGCAGTTTTTTTATTGTGTTTCCAGATATGCCCCTGTTATGTTAGTTAAATAACGAGAGAGGACAGAGGGGTTATGCGCCCGCGGTATTATTAACGGTTTTTAAATGCCGTTGGTTATGTATTAAGAAGAATTAGGAGCTGTAATGTTCCCTCCAACTCCAAGATTCAGATTGATTCTCATTCATTCATGTTGCAATAAGTGCTTTGCTTTCCATTTTGTTACTGGATAAGAAAGACTTGGATAGTGGAATGAAATCCAATCATGGTGACTTGGCAAAGCATCGGATACATCAAAGTTGCTTATTTTGGTCACTTGAGTTGAGTGTCAGTGTTTTCTTCGGTTTTTGCACTTCTTAATAAATAACCATCATTAACCTTTTCTCTAATCACCgttagaattattattattattattagtattataaCTTTgctaaaaattaatataataaaaaaagttaAGATTAAAAGGAGATTGGAAGATGGGGAGTGGGGAGTCTGGGGACAGGTGCAGGAGCTGAGAAGGGTTACACGTTCAAAGGGTGTATCCAGCTGGCAGCTACGTTTTTTTGTAGTTGTTTATAGTATCTCCCAATTAGTCAAGCCTAATTACTCGCGaattgaaattttatttaagagtttgttaTTGACAATAAATTATAGATCAACTCAAATTACTGCTACTCACACTATTTTCACACCCCACAACAACACACACGATCATTTTCTCTACTAAATTTCTATAGTGCTTAGTCAATATTACACTGATTTAGTTTTTTTGGTGattaaatagaaaagataaaaaatgagagacaaaatcaaattaattggctagggtcatatttaaatttattagatGTTGAAGCTTATTCCATGGTTGGCTCCAATTCGAGTGAATGTTCGCGATAAAAGCAGCTGCTTTAGCTATACAATCTGCAACACTATTTACAGTCCTCTGAATTAAAAGATTAGAGATTCTCCAATTCTAATTCATAACATCCTGTATATGCTTTGCCAAATCCCATTTCAAAATATTCTTACCAAGCATTTTTTGGTTTACCAAAAAAAGAGCTTCTAAACAGTCTGTTTCACAAATAATCTTACGAAATCCACTCTCCCAAACAAGAAGTAAACCTCTCCAAATTGCATACAGTTCAGCAAAAAGAACACTGCACACTTCGACTTTTCCAGTGTAACCTTTCAACCAACCTCCATCAGGATTGCGAATGATACAACCAAAACCAGCATAGTCAGAAGGAGCAAaccaactagcatcacaattcaatttaacagaATGAATTGG carries:
- the LOC107642480 gene encoding plant intracellular Ras-group-related LRR protein 4, which produces METWSSVDTVVEEIMRIHRSLPSRPAIDEVEAAKVLILNVDKEDQARIESISRQSKGPEVPEELFMVLQEMQRSLVYYHSKEQKREALKLLDLENVHSLFDELIQRASRCVSSSPSASNTSDSRKHGYSNGSASTASVSASFAAQSSASASGSKAGFDALPSSSAAGSSILFRAEKELGKAKELVTRDDSYVKNSKSTFYSNGFGIESSLPSKPQILDPSLKATTSTGQDGSDKLSLIKLASLIEVSAKKGTRDLKLQNKLKDQVDWLPDSIGKLSSLVTLDLSENRITALPATIGGLSSLTRLDLHSNRITELPDSIGGLLSLVFLDLRGNQLTSLPASFGRLIRLEELDLSSNMLPVLPDTIGSLVSLKILNVETNDIEEIPHSIGNCTKLRELRADYNRLKALPEAVGKIQSLEILSVRYNNLKQLPTTMSSLINLKELDVSFNELESVPESLCFATSLVKMNIGNNFADMRSLPRSIGNLEMLEELDISNNQIRVLPDSFRMLTRLRVLRVEENPLEVPPRHIAEKGAQAVVEYMTELVEKRDKKDVKTQPLKQKKSWAQICFFSNSNKRKRDGVNYVKT